Genomic DNA from Gorilla gorilla gorilla isolate KB3781 chromosome 13, NHGRI_mGorGor1-v2.1_pri, whole genome shotgun sequence:
GTCTCCCTCCCTGCAGAGAGAGACTGGACAACAATGTGCTGTTGCCAACTGTTTATTCAGGGCCCTGAACGGGTGGTGCATGGACATGCAACACACTTGGGCCCACAGCAGCATGACTGGCCGCTCCCAAGCCCCGGGCGCACAACCACAGCCAGGAGCAGCCCCTGCCACCACTGGGCCACCATCCAGGGCCCCACAGGACCAGCCGAAGGTGCCCCGGGCCGAGGCCAGCTGGGGCGGGTGAACCCCTAGCCTGGGGATGAGTGAGGAGCAGCACCCCCAGTATCCTGTGTACCCCAAGCTGGCCAGGAGGCCGAGGGGGCCTTGGGCTccatctgcactggccaccctgtGCCAAGCATCACAGCTGCGTGAGCAGGTTTGCGTGTGAGCGCGTGGCGGGGCCTCGTTGTCCCCTTCCTAAGGCGTAACTGCTACAAGCATCTCCACCTCTCCCGCTCGGGAAAAAGACACAGAGCCTGGCGATGTCCTCAAGGGGTCCCGGTGGCTCCAGTGCACCCAGCACACCTCAGCGCCTCTGGCTGGCAAGCCAGGAGAAGAAGGTGCGAGGCCGTGGGCGAGGTGCCTGAAGGATGCGCACGGTGCGTGGGGAGCGCCAGGCTTTGATGGTGGCGTCGTCGCTGGCCGTGAGCAGCAGCTCCTGCTCCTGGGGACTGAAGACCACTGAGTTGACCACATCCTCGTGCCGCAGCCTGGCCAGGCAGATGTTGTAGTGGCGGTCCCAGATGTAGCCATGCCGGTCCTCCGCCCCGCTGCAGAACAGCGCCTGGATGAGCCGGCCGCCCGCCTGCTGCTGCCCACGCCCGCCCCGCACCACGCACCACGCACCACGCACCACGCCGCGCCCTGCACCTGGCCACGAAGTCCCTGCTGACGTCCAGGAAGATGAAGAAGCACTCGTCGTTGGGCGTGTAGGCGCGGTGTGCACGCAGAGCCCGCCTCACCTCCCGCATGGTCTTGAGGTCGAACACCAACAGGTCAATCTCCTCCGCGATTGGTGGCGGCTGCATGGGGTCGGCCACCACCGCACCGTTGGGCCACGCACGGCTGTTCACGTACAGGTACCTGGGCGAggggcactgtgctaggtatgGGCCGCCTGCGGACACCCCGCCTGGGACACTGGCAAGAGGCCCACCTGTTGTCGGGCGACAGGCCCATGCCGATGATGTGTCCGTGTATGTCTATGACGTGGTCCAGCGCGTCGAAGAAGGCGTCGGAGCCCCGGCCCTCACCCAGCACGGGCCCTGCCGTGGTCATCTGGTGTGGCAGGATCTGCTTGATGCCTGCAGGGAGGGCTACGGTGAGGGTCCCTGTCCAATGCCCCAGGGACATCACTCCAGGGCAGCTCCCTACCCCAATGGTGTCTCTGGGGCTGTGAGCACCACAGAGGTCCGTGGGCACTGCCTGCTCCGGGGGCCCCAGACCTGAATCAGGCCCGTCAGTTGCTTGCTGGCCAGCGGCCCTGCCTGCGTTTGTTTTCACTGCTCATCCCACAGGCCCCAGGTCTGGGCTTGTGACCCCAGGGGCGAGTGAACGATCCCAGCTTTGCCTGTGGACTTGCTTGCCGTCTGCCCCTCAGGacccctgcccagcctcccccAAGCTCCTAGGACCGAGGCGGGCAGCATGGCGGCAGGGGTGTACCGATCTGGTGTGGGGAGTAGGTGAGGCAGCCAGTGGTGAAGATGAGGTACTTGCTCCTGGCGCCTGTGGCACTGCGCTCAGGTGGCTTGGTGTGGCCCTGGGCCAGCAGCTCGGCCACCTTGGTCTCTAGCACGCGCTCCGACAGCTGTGGCTGCGCCCGCCCCTCCAGCACGCGGTCCAGAAAGTGCCGCAAGCCCTCCTTGGCGTGGGCGGGGGCCGGGCCAGCCACCACCTCCTCGTTGTCGCTGCCCAGGTCAAAGATGCGGCAGGGGGACGTGGCCGGGTCGCCGGCTTCCAGCAGCAGGTCAGGGCTGTCGAAGCGGCTGCAGTCGGCCACCATCACCGTGCGGACGGTGCTGGCGTTGAGGTTCTGGATCTTGAACAGCCGCTTCACCACGTTGACGTTCTCTGACTCCACGTCCTGGGGGCGGGGGCACGTGCCAGGTGGGCGCCAGGCCCCGGGGAGGGCAGCCCCGCCCCTAGCCCCGCACCCACCTGGAAGGCATTGTTGAGCCACAGCACCGAGCAGGAGGTGATATCTCCGATGCGGTGCAGGTTCCCCGAGATGAGGCTGGTCTCGGTGAGCCAACAGCCGAACACGTCGTAGGGCTTGTTCCGCACGCGGGACAGCAGCGCGAAGGAGTCTGTGGGGAGGCCGGGGCTGGACAGGCTGTCGGCGTGGGGCGGGGGCAGGGTCCACCCGCCGCCCGTGCTCACCTAGGCTGATGACAGCGATCTCACCGGATGAGGAGTTGTGCGGCCCCAGGAACACCCCCGAGGCCAGCAGTAGCGAGTCGTCCTTGTTGAACTGGGAGAACTGGGTGTAGCTCCAGTTGTAGGGCCGCATGTCCGCGCTGTGCAGCAGCGAGATGGTCAGGTCGTTGCTCCAGATCTGTACGGCAGGGGCGGCTGCAGTGATCGCCTGGCCAGGTCGTGGGGCGGGGGCCTGCTACTACACGGCCATGAGGCCCCAGCTCTGCCAGCCCTACTCAGAGGCCACCAGGGAGCAGGGACCCCTTCCAGCCACTGTCATCCACTCGGGGGGCATTGGTATAGAGCAGAGGAGCCTGCCCCTGGAGCAGGCGGCTGTGTGTGGGACCCTCTCCTCAGCACTGAGGGCCACCCTGCACCGCTCCTGATCCTCTGTGGTCCCTCCGCTGGATGCAGGGAGGCTGCTGTGTCACCTCTGGCCtgacccaccccccaccaccacctggTTGGAACGCCTGGGTCCTGGGACCTCCGTGCTGCAGCAGAGCTGGGTGGGGTGTGAAGGACACCTGGCCATCCTCACCTTCACAGTGCAGTCCTTGGAGCAGGACGCGAACTGGTACCCGGAATGGGAGAAGCTGAGGTGCAGGACCTGGTCTGTGTGTTCCCGCAGCGTCTGCACCTCCACGCAGGGCACCGTGTCATACAGCCGCTGGAACTCCTCGTACCAGGACATGGCCGCTGCGGGTGGGCAGTTGTCAGTCCTGGGCCCGGGCCTTCCTCCTCGCAGTCACGGCCACGAGCTGAGTGTGGCCCCAGCAGTCCTGGCAGGCCCCGTGGTGCCCCTGGAACCCACTAGTCATGGCATAGGCCTCGGCTGGGGGATTCAACCCTGTAGCTCACAGAGACCCCtgtaccccccaccccccaagtgACCCAATGAACCCTCTGACCTCCAAGCTCTGAGGGGCGCCTGTGCTGTGTCCGGACAGGCCTCCATCAGGGTGAGGGTGTGAGCATGGACACTCGGGGCCGCGGGGCGGGCCCCCAGCCAGGCTGACCCCCAAGCGCAGGGGCCCGGGGCCCTGGCTGCAGAACGTGGGTAGGGGCCCCACACGCCACTGACCTGGGTGTCGGGGCACGTCGCGGGCCACCTGGTAGTAGCGGTAGAACTGCTCCCTCCACAGGAACTCGTCCCGCGACACGGCCTGCCATTGGCGGCACACCAGCCCGGCGGCCAGCACGTCGGCCGGGCCCAGGCTCAGGAAGATCTGGTAGACCAGGCTGTCGGGGAGCAGGGGCGTGCCGCCCTCGTCCATCGTGACATTCTGCCCAGGCGGCCCTGAAACCCACCAACGGCTGCCCTCAGCCCAGGCCCGGGAAGGGAGGCCGAGAGCGGGCGTCCTGTTCCTCCAGCCCCAACCGTCCCGCCGGGAGTTCCACGGGACTGCGTGTCTGCAGGGGACGCCCGGGCACCGCCGCCCAACCAAGGACCCGGCAGCTCCGGGCGGGCCAGGCCGGCCCCTCTCCGCCGCGTCATCCCCCGGCCTCCTGCAGCCGGCAGCGGGCGCCCCTCAGCCCGCCAGGGCCCGGACCGCCGCACGCGAGGCACGGGGACACCGGGCGCCGTCCGGGGACGGGCTTCCGCCGAGGGGAAGCTCGGGGCGGCCAGGCAGTGGCCTCCGCCCTGCGGCCCTGGAGAAGCTCTGCCCGGCGGGCTCGGGGCGGACGGCGGGGACGAGCGCACGGGCGGCCTCGGGGCTCCTGCACTCGCCCAAGGCGGGCGGGGCCGACGAGGCGGGACCCCCGAGGGCCGCAGGCGCACTCACCACGGCCGCCTCCGCTCGCTGCGCCGCCCCCGCCCTGCGCGACCCGGACCCGCTTCCGCTGCCGCAGCCTCTCGGACCGCCGCCCCCGCCCAACGGGGAGCCCGCCAGGCTCGACGCCACGAGCCCCGAGGCATCGATGGCCGAGGAAGGCCGAGCGCGCGGGTAGCCCGCATGCGCCCCTCGTGCGCCTGCGCCTTGGGCTCCGGCGGCCTGGCCGGCTTTTCTTTGTGCGCCTGCGCGCACTCGGGCGCGTGGGAACAGCGCCCCTTGCGGCCAGCGGGCGGCGGTCGTGGGCGGGGTTGCAGGCGAGGCTCATCGACCGCTGGTTCGGGACCCGCCTCCGGCGCTCCCTGTTGCCGGGCCCTGAGCAAGTGGCTTCATGAACCCCGTGACGTTGGCCATGGAGATAAGACCACTGGGTGATGGTTTAAGGAAGATAATGTGTAAAGGGCTAAGGATTGTCGTGGAAATCAGGGGTGCAGGAAAAATGGATAAACAGCCAGAGGTCAACTCGGACTTTGTACATAGGACATGGTGCCAGGGCCCTGCCGGGAAGTGCAGATCGAAGCTAGGCTCACAaggaggctggaggtggggggtggggctgccccagggctggggttggggaggcaAAGGATGGACATGGACTTCCTGGGCTGGGCTCTGTGACTGCAGAGTAGACTTTGTTCTGGGACTTGGTGATGCtacccttggcctcccacagtcctGCCACCCTGCCGCCGCCACCATGCTGCCCCCTGGGACCGCAACCCTCTTGACTCTGCTCCTGGCAGCTGGCTCGCTGGGCCAGAGGCCTCAGAGGCCACCCCGGCCCCCATCCCCCATCAGCACCATCCAGCCCAAGGCCAATTTTGATGCTCAGCAGGTAGAAGTTGTGGGGGGTAGAGGGAGGAACGTGAAGTTGTTGGGCCGGGGGAGGAGGGTAGAGGGAGGCAGGTAGAAGGTGTGTGTCGGGGGGAGAGGGTGAAGTTGTGGGGGGGTGGTAGAGGGAAGCAGGTGAGGGCCCCTCCCACAGTGCCCTCGAGTTCTCCCATGGTCTGCCCCCAGTTTGCAGGGACCTGGCTCCTTGTGGCTGTGGGCTCCGCTTGCCGTTTCCTGCAGGAGCAGGGCCACCGGGCCGAGGCCACCACACTGCATGTGGCTCCCCAGGGCACAGCCATGGCTGTCAGTACCTTCCGAAAGCTGTGAGTCCCAGAGCAGCCCTGCACCCTAACCCCGACCCTCCTCTCAGCCCCCAGACTTCAGCCCTGCTCTGGCCCCTGACCCCACCCCTGCTGTGGCCTGGACTAGGATTCCTGGTTGGGGTCTCCCAGCCTGTGGTGCCTCCTCCCCGCCCCCCCAGGGATGGGATCTGCTGGCAGGTGCGTCAGCTCTATGGAGACACAGGGGTCCTCGGCCGCTTCCTGCTTCAAGgtgaggcaggggctgcagggcaTGTGGGTGGGGGGTGACGCAGCCACTGTGGCTCTCTGATGTGGCTACCGTGGCTCTGCCCCAGCCCGAGGCGCCCGAGGGGCTGTGCACGTGGTTGTCGCCGAGACCGACTACCAGAGTTTCGCTGTCCTGTACCTGGAGCGGGCGGGGCAGCTGTCAGTGAAGCTCTACGGTATGTGGGGGCCAGCCTCTGTGACCAGGCAGGCGCTCAAGCTCTGCAAACTCACTGGGCCACCCCGAGGGGCTGGGTGAGCCCACGGGGACACACTTCCTCTCTCCCATCCTGACCCTCCTACTAAACAGGGGCCCAGGGAGTAGTGACAGACAGGCCTGgtgtgggagcagggagagggccCCGAGGGGGCAGGGGACACACAGACCCCGTTCCCAGAGCCCTCCACGCCGCCTGGTGCCAGGACCCCAGGAACCCTCTCTGCCCTGCAGCCCGCTCGCTCCCTGTGAGCGACTCGGTCCTGAGTGGGTTTGAGCAGCGGGTCCAGGAGGCCCACCTGACTGAGGACCAGATCTTCTACTTCCCCAAGTATGGTGAGTGTCCCCAGCAGGTCCCCAGCTCAGCCACCCCCACTCTCTGGGCTGATGTCCAGCCTGACCCCTGCCTTGGGACCCCAGGCTTCTGCGAGGCTGCAGACCAGTTCCACGTCCTGGACGGTGAGTGCACAGCGGGGCAAGCATGGCGGCGTGGTGAGGGGGGCCACTGCCACCGGC
This window encodes:
- the FBXW5 gene encoding F-box/WD repeat-containing protein 5 isoform X2, which codes for MDEGGTPLLPDSLVYQIFLSLGPADVLAAGLVCRQWQAVSRDEFLWREQFYRYYQVARDVPRHPAAMSWYEEFQRLYDTVPCVEVQTLREHTDQVLHLSFSHSGYQFASCSKDCTVKIWSNDLTISLLHSADMRPYNWSYTQFSQFNKDDSLLLASGVFLGPHNSSSGEIAVISLDSFALLSRVRNKPYDVFGCWLTETSLISGNLHRIGDITSCSVLWLNNAFQDVESENVNVVKRLFKIQNLNASTVRTVMVADCSRFDSPDLLLEAGDPATSPCRIFDLGSDNEEVVAGPAPAHAKEGLRHFLDRVLEGRAQPQLSERVLETKVAELLAQGHTKPPERSATGARSKYLIFTTGCLTYSPHQIGIKQILPHQMTTAGPVLGEGRGSDAFFDALDHVIDIHGHIIGMGLSPDNRYLYVNSRAWPNGAVVADPMQPPPIAEEIDLLVFDLKTMREVRRALRAHRAYTPNDECFFIFLDVSRDFVARCRARRGACGAEDRHGYIWDRHYNICLARLRHEDVVNSVVFSPQEQELLLTASDDATIKAWRSPRTVRILQAPRPRPRTFFSWLASQRR
- the FBXW5 gene encoding F-box/WD repeat-containing protein 5 isoform X1, yielding MDEGGTPLLPDSLVYQIFLSLGPADVLAAGLVCRQWQAVSRDEFLWREQFYRYYQVARDVPRHPAAMSWYEEFQRLYDTVPCVEVQTLREHTDQVLHLSFSHSGYQFASCSKDCTVKIWSNDLTISLLHSADMRPYNWSYTQFSQFNKDDSLLLASGVFLGPHNSSSGEIAVISLDSFALLSRVRNKPYDVFGCWLTETSLISGNLHRIGDITSCSVLWLNNAFQDVESENVNVVKRLFKIQNLNASTVRTVMVADCSRFDSPDLLLEAGDPATSPCRIFDLGSDNEEVVAGPAPAHAKEGLRHFLDRVLEGRAQPQLSERVLETKVAELLAQGHTKPPERSATGARSKYLIFTTGCLTYSPHQIGIKQILPHQMTTAGPVLGEGRGSDAFFDALDHVIDIHGHIIGMGLSPDNRYLYVNSRAWPNGAVVADPMQPPPIAEEIDLLVFDLKTMREVRRALRAHRAYTPNDECFFIFLDVSRDFVARCRARRAGRRTGMATSGTATTTSAWPGCGTRMWSTQWSSVPRSRSCCSRPATTPPSKPGAPHAPCASFRHLAHGLAPSSPGLPARGAEVCWVHWSHRDPLRTSPGSVSFSRAGEVEMLVAVTP
- the FBXW5 gene encoding F-box/WD repeat-containing protein 5 isoform X3 translates to MDEGGTPLLPDSLVYQIFLSLGPADVLAAGLVCRQWQAVSRDEFLWREQFYRYYQVARDVPRHPAAMSWYEEFQRLYDTVPCVEVQTLREHTDQVLHLSFSHSGYQFASCSKDCTVKIWSNDLTISLLHSADMRPYNWSYTQFSQFNKDDSLLLASGVFLGPHNSSSGEIAVISLDSFALLSRVRNKPYDVFGCWLTETSLISGNLHRIGDITSCSVLWLNNAFQDVESENVNVVKRLFKIQNLNASTVRTVMVADCSRFDSPDLLLEAGDPATSPCRIFDLGSDNEEVVAGPAPAHAKEGLRHFLDRVLEGRAQPQLSERVLETKVAELLAQGHTKPPERSATGARSKYLIFTTGCLTYSPHQIGIKQILPHQMTTAGPVLGEGRGSDAFFDALDHVIDIHGHIIGMGLSPDNRYLYVNSRAWPNGAVVADPMQPPPIAEEIDLLVFDLKTMREVRRALRAHRAYTPNDECFFIFLDVSRDFVASGAEDRHGYIWDRHYNICLARLRHEDVVNSVVFSPQEQELLLTASDDATIKAWRSPRTVRILQAPRPRPRTFFSWLASQRR
- the C8G gene encoding complement component C8 gamma chain isoform X2; protein product: MNPVTLAMEIRPLGDGLRKIMCKGLRIVVEIRGAGKMDKQPEVNSDFVHRTWCQGPAGKCRSKLGSQGGWRWGVGLPQGWGWGGKGWTWTSWAGLCDCRVDFVLGLGDATLGLPQSCHPAAATMLPPGTATLLTLLLAAGSLGQRPQRPPRPPSPISTIQPKANFDAQQFAGTWLLVAVGSACRFLQEQGHRAEATTLHVAPQGTAMAVSTFRKLDGICWQVRQLYGDTGVLGRFLLQARGARGAVHVVVAETDYQSFAVLYLERAGQLSVKLYARSLPVSDSVLSGFEQRVQEAHLTEDQIFYFPKYGFCEAADQFHVLDEVRR